A window of Nitrospira sp. SG-bin1 contains these coding sequences:
- a CDS encoding hopanoid C-3 methylase HpnR, giving the protein MKFLAVHPGPLMYTKIYLRLEPLGLEMVAQACRQAGHEVRLIDLQADTWKDYEALIRSWKPDAVAFGCNYLANVPEVVDLAKLTKKELPHAFVFVGGHSASFVAKEFLEHGDGAIDCVLKGEGEVAAPKLLEAVEQDRKAITKVPGVVTLDGEGPPAQFIENLDNVRPARDLLRNRHKYFIGVLDPCASVEFARGCPWDCSFCSAWTFYGRSYRMVSTEKAVEELEQVQEPGIFLVDDVAFIQGKQGMEIGEAVARRGIKKQYYMETRGDVLLRNKEVFQFWKTLGLQYMFLGVEAIDAEGLKMHRKRISLGKNFEALEFARSLGITVAINLIADPDWDRQRFEVIRQWCLEIPEIVNISVNTPYPGTESWHTESRKFHTRDYRLFDIQHAVMPTKMPLPEFYAELVKTQQVLNKKHLGWAALKGTAKIAAGHLMRGQTNFIKMLWKFNSVYNPELQLADHRRPVTYEMAMPPEKKDKIDAKQLFILPPKGRHSRAIDDATETFVDETRMGTVV; this is encoded by the coding sequence ATGAAGTTCCTTGCAGTCCATCCCGGTCCGCTCATGTACACCAAGATCTATCTGCGTCTGGAGCCGCTGGGGCTTGAGATGGTGGCGCAGGCCTGCCGCCAAGCGGGTCACGAAGTCCGCTTGATCGACCTCCAGGCTGATACCTGGAAAGACTATGAAGCGCTCATCCGTTCCTGGAAGCCTGACGCGGTCGCATTTGGCTGTAACTATTTGGCCAATGTTCCCGAGGTCGTGGATCTTGCGAAATTGACGAAGAAAGAGTTGCCGCATGCCTTCGTTTTTGTCGGAGGCCATAGCGCGTCCTTTGTGGCCAAGGAATTTTTGGAGCACGGCGACGGCGCGATTGATTGCGTCCTCAAGGGCGAAGGTGAAGTCGCTGCCCCTAAACTATTGGAAGCCGTAGAACAAGACCGTAAAGCGATTACAAAGGTTCCTGGTGTTGTCACGCTCGATGGTGAAGGACCTCCGGCTCAGTTCATCGAGAATTTGGATAACGTCCGCCCGGCGCGCGATCTGCTGCGCAACCGGCACAAGTACTTCATTGGCGTGCTGGATCCTTGTGCTTCCGTCGAGTTTGCACGGGGCTGTCCTTGGGATTGTTCCTTCTGCAGTGCCTGGACGTTCTACGGCCGCAGCTATCGTATGGTCAGCACGGAGAAAGCGGTCGAGGAACTGGAACAGGTTCAAGAACCGGGCATCTTCCTGGTTGACGACGTGGCCTTCATTCAAGGCAAGCAGGGCATGGAGATCGGCGAAGCGGTCGCACGGCGCGGCATCAAAAAACAGTACTACATGGAGACACGCGGGGACGTTCTCCTGCGTAACAAGGAAGTCTTCCAATTCTGGAAGACGCTTGGACTCCAGTACATGTTTCTGGGTGTGGAGGCCATCGATGCGGAAGGCCTCAAGATGCATCGCAAGCGCATCTCGTTAGGGAAGAATTTCGAAGCACTCGAATTTGCTCGGTCCCTTGGGATCACCGTCGCCATCAATCTCATCGCCGATCCGGATTGGGACCGGCAGCGGTTCGAGGTTATTCGCCAGTGGTGTCTGGAAATTCCCGAGATCGTCAATATCAGCGTCAATACTCCGTACCCGGGCACCGAAAGTTGGCATACGGAATCCCGCAAGTTCCACACACGGGACTACCGCCTGTTCGACATACAACATGCCGTGATGCCGACCAAGATGCCGCTCCCGGAGTTTTACGCAGAACTCGTTAAGACGCAGCAGGTCCTCAACAAGAAGCATCTCGGCTGGGCTGCTCTCAAGGGCACGGCCAAGATCGCGGCAGGGCATTTGATGCGGGGCCAAACGAATTTCATCAAGATGCTCTGGAAGTTCAACAGCGTCTACAATCCGGAGTTGCAACTGGCGGATCACCGCCGTCCCGTGACGTATGAGATGGCGATGCCGCCGGAGAAGAAAGACAAGATCGACGCGAAACAGTTGTTTATCTTGCCTCCGAAAGGCCGCCACAGCCGGGCGATCGACGATGCAACCGAGACCTTTGTCGATGAGACTCGTATGGGGACGGTGGTCTGA